From a single Aquarana catesbeiana isolate 2022-GZ linkage group LG09, ASM4218655v1, whole genome shotgun sequence genomic region:
- the ANAPC13 gene encoding anaphase-promoting complex subunit 13, which yields MDSEIQKDGRILDLVDDAWKEDKLPYEDVAVPLNELPEPEHDNGGAVESVKEQEMKWADLALQYLHENIPVSGN from the exons ATGGATAGCGAGATTCAGAAGGACGGTCGGATTTTAGATTTAGTTGATGACGCCTGGAAGGAAGATAAATTACCGTATGAAGATGTGGCAGTTCCACTG AATGAACTTCCAGAGCCTGAACATGATAACGGCGGGGCGGTGGAGTCTGTTAAGGAGCAAGAAATGAAATGGGCGGATCTGGCTTTGCAGTACCTCCATGAAAACATCCCCGTGTCAGGGAACTAA